The Gemmatimonadaceae bacterium genome contains the following window.
TCGAGCCGCGGTTCATCCGCGAGCCCGAGCGTCGTGAGCCGATCCACCAGCAGCGCCAACGCGCGGATCGTCCCGCGCGAGGTGCGGGCATCGAGGGCGGGGACGCTGACGGGGGTGGAGCGGCGGTAGCCTAAAGGCATGGGGGAAAGCAAACAGCGGAAGCCTGTACTGCGGAAGCCTGTACATCGGGAGCGGGACATCGGGTTGTCGGTGGTCTGGGCAGGTTCCGTTGTCATAGCTTCCGCCGTTCAGCTTCCGATGTGCAGGCTTCCGCCGTTCCAAGCTCCCCGCCGTTCCAAGCCCCCCCGCCATGCCCCTCTTCACCCGCCAAGACGGCCCCTCCCACGCTCCCCCGCTGTTACTCCTCCACGGCGGCCCCGGCGCGCACCACGACTACCTGTATCCCCAGATGCTCGCGCTGGCGGAGCGGCACCGGGTGGTCACGTATGACCAGCGGGGGGGCGGGCAGTCGAAAACGGATGATCCCGCGCCGATCACCTGGGAGACGCATGTGCGCGATCTGGCGGACATCGTGCACCAGTTCGGGCTCGTACCGCCGACGCTCGTGGGGTACTCGTGGGGGGCGCTGCTGGCGATGCTCTATGCGACGGCGGGGGCCCATGTCGTGGGGGACCGGTTCGTGGCACCGGCGCGGTTGGTGCTCATTTCGCCGGCCCCGATCACGCGGGCCTGGCGGGACGAGTTCGAGGCGGAGCTGGGGGCGCGCGGGCGTGGGCCGGTCATTCAGGGGCTCCGGGACGAACTGGCCGCGTCGGGGCTACGGGAGCGGGACATGGCCGCGTACCGGCAGCGAAGCTTTGAGCTCAGTGTGGCCGGGTATTTCGCCGATCCGGCCAAGGCGGTGTCACTCACGCCCTTCCGTGTGACGGGGAAGGTGCAGCAGTCGGTATGGGCGTCACTGGGAGACTTCGATGTGCGCCCCGCGCTGCGTGGCCTCGCCTGCCCATCGCTCGTCGTACACGGCAGGCAGGACCCGATTCCTCTCGACTCGGCCACCGCGGCCGCGGAGTGCCTGGGGGCGGAGCTGGTGGTGCTCGACGACTGCGGTCATGTGCCGTACGTCGAGCAACCGGCCGCGCTCTTTGCGGCGATCGAGCGGTTCCTTTCGGAGCCCCTGCCGTCGTAGCCCGTCGCTCATCTGGCGGGCACGACGTGGAGCAGTGTCACCTCCGCACGACTCGCGCATGGCATCGATCGGCCCCGTCACGCACACCTCCCTCGGCACGCTTCGCGTCGAAGACCGCGACGTGCGCGTCACCCTCGCCACCGCGCCCGACGGCGTGGAGTACGTGGGGCGCCTGTTCTTTGCCGAACCCGAGTGGACCAACAACGGCATCCCCGACCGCGGCGTCGTCCCCGGTCGGTCGCTGGAGGATGTGCTGGCCCGCGCCCGTGACCTCTCCCCCGAGGAACTGGCGCTCCGCTACCGCCGCGCCAACGCCGAGAAGCGGCGCTTCCATGGGCTCCGCCACCTGGTGGGCGACTTCCTGAACAAGGTGCGCTACATGAACCAGGTGGGCGTGAGCATGCGGTCGGGGCTGCTGGATGCGGAGGGCGCCAATCAGGAGTTGGTGCTCACGGAAGAGCAGATGGTGCAGCTGGTGCGGCAGATGCGGACGGTGGCGGGCGTCGAAAGCTAGGGTTGGTTGATCGGACATCGGACGTCGGAGCCCCGATCGGGCATCGGAACTCGGTCTCGGGAGCGGGAATCCGCGGTCGGACTTCGGAACTCAGTCGTCCCGGTCTGAACAACCGAATTCCGATGTCCGATCGGGGCACCGACGTCCGATGTCCGATCCTCTGGCTGGGGGCGTTAGCTTTCCCCCATGGACTGCCGCGCCGCCGCCCACGCCCTCACACAGGTCGCTACGCTCCTCGAGCTCCATGCGGGGGATGCGTTCACGATCAAGGCACTCCAGTCGGCCGCGCGCACCGTCGCCGCGCTGGGCGACACCAAGCTGGTCGACGCGCTGCCGCGCGAGCTCGCTGAACCCGAATTGATCGCGGCGCCAGCGCTCGCGTTGCTCAAGGAGCTGGCCGAGACGCACTCCTCGGCGCAGCTGGAGCAGCTGCAGGAAGAGACGCCGGAAGGGCTCCTCGAGATGTTGCGCATCCCCGGGCTCGGCCCGGCGCGCATTCGGGCCATTCACGACGGGCTCGACATCGACACCGTGCTCGAACTCGAGCAGGCCGCACGCGACGGGCGTCTCGCGGCGCTCCCCAAGTTCGGCACCAAGACGGCCGAGCGCATCCTCAAGGGGATCGCCGATCTGCGCGCGACCGGGGCCTATGTGCTCTGGCCGCATGCGCGCGCCGAGGCGGAGCGCTTTGCCGATGCGCTGCGCCGCCATCGCGATGTACTGCAGCTCGAAATTGCGGGCTCGATCCGCCGGCGCATGGAAGTGGTGCGCGATGTGGATCTCGTGGCCGCAGTGCGCGGGTCCCCGAGCGTGGTAGCTGCGTCGCTCGCGCAAATCCGGGGCGTCAAGGAAGTGCTGGGCGGTGGTGGGCGGCTCATCACGATCACGCTCGACAACGGCGTGCGCGTCGATCTCGCGTGTGTGCGTCCGGAGCAGTTTGCGCTCGCGCTCTGGCGTGCGACCGGCAGCAGCGCACATGTGCAGCAGGTCACCGAGCGGGCGGCGCAGATGGGCTTTGTGCTCGCGGGCGACGAACTGCGCGACAGCGAAGGCGCGCTGGTGGCGATTCCCGATGAAGTCGCTCTCTATGCGCGACTGGGGCTCGCGTACGTCGAGCCCGAGCAGCGCGAAGCGGCGGGTGAAGTGGAGCAGGCGGCGCGCGGTGGCTTTGCGCCGCTCGTGAGCACGTCGCAGCTGCGCGGGGCTCTGCACTGCCACTCACAGTACAGCGATGGTGGCGCCACCATCGAGCAGATGGCCGAGGCCGCGCGGGCGCGCGGGCTTACGTATCTGGGCGTCAGCGATCATTCGCAGAGCAACACGTACGCCGGCGGGTTGAGCCGCGAGGCGATCATCCAGCAGCACGCGGAGATCGACACCCTCAACGCCCAGTACGCCGCCCGCGGGATCAACTTCCGCGTCCTCAAGGGGATCGAGGCCGACATCCTCCCCTGCGGGCGCGTGGATTACGACGCCGAGTTTCTCGATCGCTTCGACTTCGTGATCGGGTCGGTGCACACGCGCTACGGCATGAACGCGCAGCAGATGACCGACCGTGTGCTCAAGGCGCTCGACGATCCGCACATCACGATCCTCGGTCACCCCACCGGGCGGCTGCTACTCACCCGTGAGCCGTACGCCATCGATCTCGAAGCCGTGATCGAGAAGGCCGGCCGCGTGGGGGTGGCGGTCGAGCTCAACGCCGATCCGCATCGCCTCGATATCGACTGGCGCGCCTGCCGCATCGCCCTCGACAAGGGGACGATGGTGTCGATCGGGCCGGATGCCCATTCGCCGGCTGGCTTCGAGAACCTGGAGCTTGGGGTCGCGGTGGCGCGTAAAGGCTGGCTGGGCGCGGCGAATGTGCTCAATTCACGCTCGGCCGACGAGGTGCTGGCGTTCGCGAAGGCCCGGCGCGGCGGCGCTTCGTTAAGCGAACCCACGACCGCTCCACGCCTGCGCGTGGTGTAGGTATGGCGCAGAGCAAGAACAGCCCGCGCCAGCCGCTCTCGGTGACAAAGCCCAAAAAGGCCGCCAAAACACCGGCAACGACGCCCGCCGCGGCGCCCAAGCGCAAGACGAGCAAGACCTACGGTCTCAAGCCGTCACAGCGCGCGGCGCCGGTGGCGAAGAGCCCCAGGTCCAAGGCGGA
Protein-coding sequences here:
- a CDS encoding alpha/beta hydrolase, producing MPLFTRQDGPSHAPPLLLLHGGPGAHHDYLYPQMLALAERHRVVTYDQRGGGQSKTDDPAPITWETHVRDLADIVHQFGLVPPTLVGYSWGALLAMLYATAGAHVVGDRFVAPARLVLISPAPITRAWRDEFEAELGARGRGPVIQGLRDELAASGLRERDMAAYRQRSFELSVAGYFADPAKAVSLTPFRVTGKVQQSVWASLGDFDVRPALRGLACPSLVVHGRQDPIPLDSATAAAECLGAELVVLDDCGHVPYVEQPAALFAAIERFLSEPLPS
- a CDS encoding PHP domain-containing protein; the protein is MDCRAAAHALTQVATLLELHAGDAFTIKALQSAARTVAALGDTKLVDALPRELAEPELIAAPALALLKELAETHSSAQLEQLQEETPEGLLEMLRIPGLGPARIRAIHDGLDIDTVLELEQAARDGRLAALPKFGTKTAERILKGIADLRATGAYVLWPHARAEAERFADALRRHRDVLQLEIAGSIRRRMEVVRDVDLVAAVRGSPSVVAASLAQIRGVKEVLGGGGRLITITLDNGVRVDLACVRPEQFALALWRATGSSAHVQQVTERAAQMGFVLAGDELRDSEGALVAIPDEVALYARLGLAYVEPEQREAAGEVEQAARGGFAPLVSTSQLRGALHCHSQYSDGGATIEQMAEAARARGLTYLGVSDHSQSNTYAGGLSREAIIQQHAEIDTLNAQYAARGINFRVLKGIEADILPCGRVDYDAEFLDRFDFVIGSVHTRYGMNAQQMTDRVLKALDDPHITILGHPTGRLLLTREPYAIDLEAVIEKAGRVGVAVELNADPHRLDIDWRACRIALDKGTMVSIGPDAHSPAGFENLELGVAVARKGWLGAANVLNSRSADEVLAFAKARRGGASLSEPTTAPRLRVV